One window from the genome of [Clostridium] celerecrescens 18A encodes:
- a CDS encoding cation diffusion facilitator family transporter, whose amino-acid sequence MGERIGVIRITVNSFLFAIKLTLGLLNNSVSVIADGFNNLGDCASSLVTTIGFHLSGKTTDEKHPHGYGRMEYISGFVVAMLIIVTAISVGKSSIVRILHPEQPTLTAWLFFAQVSHI is encoded by the coding sequence ATCGGAGAGAGGATAGGCGTTATCAGAATTACGGTCAACTCGTTTCTCTTTGCCATAAAATTAACACTAGGCTTATTAAATAACAGCGTCTCTGTTATTGCAGACGGATTCAATAATCTAGGTGATTGCGCATCTTCCCTTGTGACCACAATTGGTTTTCATTTAAGCGGGAAAACCACAGATGAAAAACATCCTCACGGTTATGGAAGGATGGAATATATTAGTGGTTTTGTTGTAGCCATGTTAATCATTGTTACAGCTATATCGGTAGGGAAGTCTTCTATTGTGCGTATTCTGCATCCAGAACAACCTACATTAACAGCCTGGCTTTTTTTTGCACAGGTAAGCCACATTTAA
- a CDS encoding GntR family transcriptional regulator — translation MFLQIDFNSDEAIYIQLRNQIIIGIATESIREGDPLPSVRQMADNIGINMHTVNKAYSVLKQEGFVKLDRRKGAVVSLDVDKIQVLDEMRKDLGVVLARGVCKNVTCEEVHQLVDEIFQSFLRGQGEE, via the coding sequence ATGTTTTTACAAATTGATTTTAACAGTGATGAAGCAATTTACATTCAGCTTCGGAACCAGATAATCATAGGAATCGCCACTGAAAGTATAAGAGAAGGTGACCCCCTGCCTTCCGTGCGCCAGATGGCCGACAACATAGGGATTAATATGCATACGGTAAATAAGGCGTACTCTGTGCTGAAACAGGAAGGGTTTGTCAAGCTGGACCGCCGGAAAGGGGCCGTAGTATCGCTGGACGTGGATAAAATCCAGGTCCTTGATGAAATGCGCAAAGATTTAGGGGTTGTGCTTGCCAGAGGAGTCTGTAAGAATGTAACATGTGAAGAGGTTCACCAGCTGGTTGATGAGATATTTCAGTCGTTTTTAAGGGGCCAGGGGGAAGAGTGA
- a CDS encoding ATP-dependent Clp protease ATP-binding subunit, with the protein MIDRFTTKARTAINLAVQAAERLGHSYVGTEHLLIGLLEEGSGVASRVLEENGVKEEKVLNLISQLIAPDQAVRLKEDSGYTPGARRVLENSYREAVRFKANLIGTEHLLISIIRDNDCVASRLLNTIGISIQKLYIDVLSAMGEDAPANKEELMKSPKSKGSTPTLDSYSRDLTELAVQGKLDPVIGRESEIKRLIQILSRRTKNNPCLIGEPGVGKTAVVEGLAQMIAEGDVPETIEGKRLLTLDLSGMVAGSKYRGEFEERIKKVIAEVIEDGDVLLFIDEIHTIIGAGGAEGAIDASNILKPSLARGELQLIGATTIEEYRKYIEKDSALERRFQPVTVEEPSEEAAVGILRGLKGRYEDHHRVTITDDALKAAVKLSSRYINDRFLPDKAIDVIDEASSKVRLTTFVEPVEIKELEAEIELLEDQKEAAIKAEAYEKAGAIKKKQEKKREKIEKIRERWQKEKTSKNLIVDEGEIADVVSSWTKIPVRKLEEGESERLRNLEAILHERVIGQEEAVTAVSKAIRRGRVGLKDPRRPIGSFLFLGPTGVGKTEISKALSEAMFGTDNALIRVDMSEYMEKHSVSKMIGSPPGYVGYDEGGQLSEKVRRNPYSVILFDEIEKAHPDVFNILLQVLDDGHITDAQGRKIDFKNTIIIMTSNAGAENIISPKRLGFGAVGDEKADYKIMKDRVMEEVKRLFKPEFINRIDEIIVFHTLNKTHMKDIVTIMMKDIMKRTSEQMSITLSVEEDAKEYLINKGYDEKYGARPLRRTIQNCLEDKLAEEILNGTVKTGDDVVVTAGEDGLKFSVRELVK; encoded by the coding sequence ATGATAGACAGATTTACAACAAAGGCCAGGACAGCCATTAATCTGGCCGTTCAGGCAGCGGAACGTCTCGGCCACAGCTATGTGGGAACGGAACACTTATTAATCGGGCTTTTAGAAGAGGGCAGCGGAGTAGCTTCCAGAGTTCTGGAAGAGAATGGTGTAAAAGAAGAGAAGGTTTTAAACTTGATCAGCCAGCTGATCGCTCCTGATCAGGCAGTCCGGTTAAAAGAAGACAGCGGGTATACTCCGGGGGCCAGAAGGGTTTTAGAGAACAGCTACCGGGAAGCTGTGCGGTTTAAGGCAAACTTAATCGGTACGGAGCATTTGCTCATTTCCATAATCCGTGACAATGACTGCGTCGCTTCCAGGCTTTTAAATACCATTGGAATCAGCATTCAAAAGCTATACATTGATGTACTGTCAGCGATGGGAGAGGATGCTCCTGCCAATAAGGAAGAGCTTATGAAATCACCAAAGTCAAAAGGCAGTACACCCACTCTTGACAGTTACAGCAGAGATTTAACGGAGCTTGCAGTACAGGGAAAGCTTGATCCGGTCATCGGAAGAGAGTCGGAGATCAAGCGTCTGATCCAGATACTGAGCCGCAGAACCAAGAATAATCCATGTCTCATCGGAGAGCCTGGAGTGGGGAAAACCGCAGTTGTGGAAGGCCTTGCCCAGATGATAGCAGAAGGTGACGTGCCTGAAACCATTGAAGGCAAGAGGCTTCTGACCCTGGATTTATCCGGCATGGTGGCCGGTTCCAAATACAGGGGAGAATTTGAAGAAAGAATTAAAAAGGTGATTGCCGAAGTGATCGAGGATGGGGATGTTCTTCTCTTTATCGATGAGATCCATACGATTATCGGTGCAGGAGGTGCGGAGGGAGCCATTGACGCCTCCAATATCTTAAAGCCCTCTCTGGCAAGAGGAGAATTGCAGCTGATCGGCGCTACCACCATTGAAGAGTACCGCAAATATATCGAAAAGGACTCTGCCCTGGAACGGCGTTTCCAGCCGGTTACGGTGGAGGAGCCATCGGAAGAGGCTGCTGTCGGCATATTAAGGGGACTGAAAGGACGGTATGAGGACCATCATAGGGTGACCATTACAGACGATGCCTTAAAGGCCGCCGTAAAGCTGTCTTCCAGGTATATCAATGACCGTTTCCTTCCTGATAAGGCCATCGATGTTATTGACGAAGCTTCTTCCAAGGTACGCCTGACCACATTTGTAGAGCCGGTTGAAATTAAGGAACTGGAAGCTGAGATCGAGCTGCTGGAGGACCAGAAGGAAGCCGCCATTAAAGCCGAAGCTTACGAAAAGGCAGGAGCCATTAAGAAGAAGCAGGAAAAGAAGCGGGAAAAGATAGAGAAGATCCGGGAACGCTGGCAAAAGGAGAAAACATCAAAGAACCTTATAGTTGATGAGGGAGAGATCGCTGATGTGGTATCCAGCTGGACCAAGATTCCCGTCAGAAAGCTGGAAGAGGGAGAGAGTGAACGCCTCCGCAATCTGGAAGCCATCCTCCATGAGAGGGTGATCGGCCAGGAGGAAGCAGTTACCGCTGTTTCAAAGGCCATACGCCGGGGGAGAGTGGGACTTAAGGACCCCAGGCGCCCCATTGGCTCCTTCCTGTTTTTAGGACCTACGGGCGTGGGAAAAACTGAGATATCAAAGGCCCTCTCCGAAGCCATGTTCGGAACGGACAATGCTTTGATCCGGGTAGATATGTCTGAGTATATGGAGAAGCACAGCGTTTCCAAGATGATCGGCTCACCGCCAGGATACGTAGGCTATGATGAAGGCGGACAGCTCAGTGAAAAGGTCCGCAGGAATCCCTATTCCGTCATCTTGTTCGATGAGATCGAAAAGGCACACCCCGATGTGTTCAATATTCTGCTTCAGGTACTGGACGACGGACATATTACAGATGCCCAGGGCCGGAAGATTGATTTTAAGAATACCATTATCATCATGACTTCCAATGCAGGTGCGGAAAACATCATATCTCCAAAACGTCTGGGCTTTGGTGCAGTTGGGGATGAAAAGGCTGATTATAAGATCATGAAGGACCGGGTCATGGAAGAAGTAAAGCGTCTGTTCAAGCCGGAATTCATTAACAGGATCGATGAGATCATCGTATTCCATACGTTAAATAAAACTCATATGAAGGATATTGTGACGATCATGATGAAAGATATCATGAAGCGGACATCAGAACAGATGAGCATCACCCTGTCGGTCGAAGAGGATGCCAAGGAATACCTGATCAATAAAGGGTATGATGAGAAATACGGTGCAAGACCGTTAAGGCGTACCATTCAGAACTGCCTGGAGGATAAGCTGGCAGAAGAGATCTTAAATGGAACGGTAAAAACAGGGGATGATGTAGTTGTGACCGCAGGTGAGGACGGACTAAAATTTTCTGTCAGGGAGCTGGTAAAATAA
- a CDS encoding cadherin-like beta sandwich domain-containing protein, translating into MNRKLKKLTAGLILACVIAISCPAGRLVSWAADAKIAFSDPSVMVGNEVTVNMKVTSDSALGTAEVMLSYDPNILEFVSGTNANGGAGAIKVLGTMDSADQKTFSFTLKFKALQAGNTQINVTSQEIYDVDSQTLSLSKQGSSTVKVTSPATYSKDATLKSLKISPGTLTPAFSASVESYTAEVDANTADLVVNAVAANAGAHVALQGEKGLKSGVNQVVIKVTAEDGQTVKNYTIQVNKAEGGQTAPTTGGNTETSEAEFGDAVVTINGTDYSIASSFDESSLPEGFESETYSYKGTEVMAGKGLEKDLLLLYLKDSGGNGGFYIYNEGSDSWAQFVQVETVAKAIVIIPLDKDTVVPEGFHERQADIDGARVTGWVENSEAEPQYCLFYAMNWNGEKHFYRYDISEKTIQRYYASGVSNSKYVEMANTYDQLTKDYYRQLYLLIGVSVVALGLLVAVIVLARKGNGFGLSRPGSGRSGKGKEQELEDNRLWAEPEEEIPSSKIKRYSREEFDRQSSQTGLEPEYLEETLDEPLYSEDAVQEVQEEDDFIEETSLEDFERDLKSSGAGNSGKPREKGGSGPVHKEPDDITETEEHDKDEDDFEYLDLDD; encoded by the coding sequence ATGAATAGGAAACTGAAAAAACTAACGGCCGGTCTGATTCTGGCCTGTGTGATTGCCATATCCTGTCCTGCCGGACGGCTGGTATCCTGGGCCGCAGATGCTAAGATCGCGTTTTCTGACCCATCGGTCATGGTGGGAAACGAAGTAACAGTAAACATGAAAGTGACCAGTGACAGCGCCCTTGGTACGGCGGAAGTCATGCTGTCTTATGATCCGAATATTTTGGAGTTTGTCAGCGGAACCAATGCAAACGGCGGCGCAGGAGCTATTAAGGTCCTGGGAACCATGGATTCTGCTGATCAGAAAACTTTTAGCTTTACCTTAAAGTTTAAGGCTTTGCAGGCAGGAAATACCCAGATCAATGTGACCTCCCAGGAAATCTATGATGTGGATTCCCAGACACTTTCTTTGAGTAAGCAGGGGAGTTCAACGGTCAAGGTCACATCTCCTGCCACATATTCAAAGGATGCAACGCTTAAATCATTAAAGATTTCCCCAGGAACTCTGACTCCGGCGTTTTCTGCTTCAGTAGAAAGCTATACGGCAGAGGTTGATGCAAACACAGCGGATCTGGTAGTAAATGCGGTGGCAGCCAATGCAGGCGCTCATGTAGCACTTCAGGGAGAAAAGGGCTTAAAGTCCGGTGTAAACCAGGTAGTGATCAAGGTAACTGCAGAGGATGGGCAGACCGTTAAGAATTATACCATTCAGGTCAATAAAGCAGAGGGGGGGCAAACCGCCCCAACAACAGGCGGAAATACAGAAACGTCTGAGGCAGAATTCGGCGATGCAGTGGTGACCATTAACGGAACCGATTACAGCATTGCTTCCTCCTTTGATGAATCATCGCTTCCGGAAGGCTTTGAGTCTGAGACCTATTCCTATAAAGGAACAGAAGTTATGGCCGGAAAAGGATTGGAAAAAGACCTGCTTCTGCTTTATTTAAAGGATTCCGGAGGAAACGGCGGATTCTACATTTACAATGAAGGTTCAGATTCCTGGGCCCAGTTCGTACAGGTAGAGACCGTAGCAAAGGCTATTGTTATCATTCCTCTTGATAAGGATACGGTTGTGCCGGAAGGCTTCCATGAACGGCAGGCCGATATTGACGGCGCGCGAGTGACCGGCTGGGTGGAGAACTCAGAGGCAGAGCCTCAGTATTGCCTTTTCTATGCAATGAACTGGAACGGAGAGAAACATTTCTACCGTTATGATATTTCTGAAAAGACCATTCAAAGATACTATGCTTCCGGAGTTTCCAATAGTAAGTATGTGGAGATGGCCAACACATATGATCAGCTGACTAAGGATTACTACAGGCAGCTCTACCTTCTCATTGGAGTGAGCGTTGTGGCTCTTGGCCTGCTCGTTGCAGTCATTGTCCTTGCAAGAAAAGGAAATGGATTCGGTCTCAGCCGGCCCGGCAGCGGCAGATCTGGAAAAGGAAAGGAACAGGAACTGGAAGATAACCGGTTGTGGGCAGAGCCGGAGGAAGAAATCCCCTCAAGCAAGATCAAACGATACAGCAGGGAAGAGTTTGACAGACAAAGTTCCCAAACTGGACTGGAACCGGAATACCTGGAAGAAACCTTGGACGAGCCTCTTTATTCAGAAGATGCAGTACAAGAAGTCCAGGAAGAGGATGATTTCATTGAAGAAACCAGTCTGGAAGACTTTGAACGGGATCTTAAATCTTCCGGTGCAGGGAATTCCGGGAAACCAAGGGAAAAAGGCGGTTCAGGGCCTGTCCATAAAGAGCCGGATGATATTACGGAAACAGAAGAGCATGACAAGGACGAAGACGACTTTGAGTATTTGGACTTAGATGATTAA
- a CDS encoding ATP--guanido phosphotransferase yields MLRWFEQKDTGRPGVISSRIRLVRNWQDYRFPSALSEKEGDEMVRRLEFGLKDLGKEEGRNFEFAILSDLEELDRVALKERRALNSAAVLNKKPAGIFISENEDTGIVLNCDDHIRIQLLQMGLHLEELWERADKIDDYINERFAYAFDDRYGYLTSFPTNMGTGLRASVVVHLPMLSQGKKFQGLISDMGRFGASVRGVHGERDENFGSLYEISNQKTLGQTEREIIDTVTKAAIQLTNQEFQVRKLSLQRHRDEREDEVYKSYGVLKYSRRLTSRDAMIFLSQIMAGLADGLIHTEEDFSVYRLMLGIQPANLQKLSDRPLSKEELDGARAEFIRRELPEL; encoded by the coding sequence ATGCTTAGATGGTTTGAACAGAAGGACACTGGTCGGCCTGGAGTGATAAGCAGCCGGATCCGTCTGGTAAGAAACTGGCAGGATTACCGTTTTCCTTCTGCACTTAGTGAAAAAGAAGGCGATGAGATGGTCCGCAGGCTGGAGTTCGGCTTAAAAGATTTAGGTAAGGAAGAAGGCAGGAATTTTGAGTTTGCCATACTTTCGGACCTGGAAGAGCTGGACCGGGTGGCCCTAAAAGAGCGGAGAGCCCTTAATTCCGCAGCTGTTTTAAATAAAAAACCTGCCGGAATTTTTATCTCAGAGAATGAAGACACCGGCATCGTGCTTAACTGTGATGATCACATCCGGATCCAGCTTCTGCAGATGGGCCTTCACTTAGAGGAGCTTTGGGAACGGGCAGATAAGATTGATGATTATATCAATGAACGGTTTGCCTATGCATTTGATGACCGTTACGGTTATCTCACCTCGTTTCCTACGAATATGGGGACCGGCTTAAGGGCATCGGTGGTGGTCCATCTTCCCATGCTGTCCCAGGGGAAAAAATTCCAGGGCCTTATCAGCGATATGGGCCGCTTTGGAGCTTCTGTCCGGGGCGTCCATGGGGAAAGAGACGAGAATTTCGGTTCTCTTTATGAGATATCAAACCAGAAAACCCTGGGCCAGACGGAGCGGGAAATTATTGATACAGTTACAAAGGCAGCGATCCAGCTGACCAATCAGGAGTTTCAGGTGAGAAAGCTTTCTCTCCAGAGGCACAGGGATGAGAGAGAGGATGAAGTTTACAAATCCTACGGGGTATTAAAATACTCCAGACGGCTGACTTCCAGGGATGCCATGATATTCCTATCACAGATCATGGCAGGGCTGGCAGACGGCCTGATCCATACGGAGGAAGATTTTTCCGTCTACCGCTTGATGCTTGGAATCCAGCCGGCGAATCTGCAGAAGCTTTCAGACCGCCCATTAAGCAAGGAAGAACTGGATGGAGCCAGGGCGGAATTTATCCGGAGAGAATTGCCGGAACTATGA
- a CDS encoding UvrB/UvrC motif-containing protein has protein sequence MLCEKCKIREANIQYTEVVNGTKKEHHFCAQCAKEMDFGVYAAIFDGEFPLGKLLSGLLGIEDKDQEPDKLHQILCPNCGTGYDEFVRDSRFGCADCYSVFGPLMEDSLKQLHGNLVHTGKTPVYQRQVSMDPAGRGNDRTAGVPLDPESAANYEEIFQWDAKLKEALRFEDYETAAVCRDKIRELKKGNETDA, from the coding sequence ATGTTATGTGAGAAATGTAAAATTCGCGAAGCAAATATACAATATACAGAAGTTGTAAATGGCACGAAGAAAGAGCACCATTTTTGTGCCCAGTGTGCGAAAGAGATGGATTTTGGCGTGTATGCAGCTATTTTTGACGGGGAATTTCCTTTAGGAAAGCTGCTTTCCGGCCTTTTGGGAATAGAAGATAAGGATCAGGAGCCAGATAAGCTCCATCAGATCCTGTGCCCGAACTGCGGGACCGGTTACGATGAATTTGTAAGGGACAGCAGATTTGGCTGTGCAGATTGCTACAGTGTATTCGGCCCCCTTATGGAGGATAGTTTAAAGCAGCTTCATGGAAATCTTGTCCACACGGGAAAAACACCGGTTTACCAGAGGCAGGTCAGTATGGATCCGGCAGGCCGGGGGAACGACCGCACTGCGGGGGTACCATTAGACCCGGAAAGCGCTGCCAATTATGAGGAAATTTTTCAGTGGGATGCCAAATTAAAGGAAGCCCTGCGATTTGAGGATTATGAAACGGCAGCCGTTTGCCGCGATAAGATAAGAGAGCTGAAGAAAGGAAATGAGACAGATGCTTAG
- a CDS encoding oxaloacetate decarboxylase subunit alpha — MAEIEKKPVKIVETVLRDAHQSLFATRMTTEQMLPIIEKMDQVGYHAVECWGGATFDACLRFLKEDPWMRLRKLRDGFKDTKLQMLFRGQNILGYNHYADDVVEYFVQKSLANGIDIIRIFDCFNDLRNLQTAVTACNKEKGHAQVALSYTLGEAYTLDYWKDIAKRIEDMGADSICIKDMAGLLTPYKADELVRALKESTKLPIDLHTHYTSGVASMTYLKAVEAGCDIIDTAMSPLALGTSQPATEVMVETFRGTAYDTGYDQNLLAEICAYFQPIREEALKSGRLNPKVLGVDIKTLQYQVPGGMLSNLVSQLKEAGQEDKYMEVLQEIPKVRKDFGEPPLVTPSSQIVGTQAVLNVISGERYKMVTKETKKIFMGEFGQTVKPFNEEVQKKIIGDEKPITCRPADLIPPQLPQFEKDCAQWKQQDEDVLSYALFPTVAKEFFQYRAAQQTGVDSSLADKENKAYPV; from the coding sequence ATGGCAGAAATAGAGAAAAAGCCGGTTAAGATTGTAGAGACAGTCCTTCGTGACGCTCATCAGTCTTTGTTTGCTACAAGAATGACAACCGAGCAGATGCTTCCCATCATAGAGAAGATGGATCAGGTTGGCTATCATGCGGTAGAGTGCTGGGGCGGTGCAACCTTTGATGCATGCCTGCGTTTCTTAAAGGAAGATCCCTGGATGAGGCTTAGAAAATTAAGGGATGGTTTTAAGGATACAAAGCTGCAGATGCTGTTCCGGGGACAGAACATCCTGGGATACAACCATTATGCCGATGACGTGGTAGAGTATTTCGTCCAGAAATCTCTGGCTAACGGAATTGATATTATCCGCATTTTTGACTGCTTCAACGATCTTCGCAACTTACAGACAGCAGTGACTGCCTGCAATAAAGAAAAAGGCCATGCGCAGGTAGCTTTAAGCTATACCCTTGGGGAAGCCTATACCCTGGATTACTGGAAGGACATAGCAAAGAGGATCGAGGATATGGGTGCTGATTCCATCTGTATCAAGGATATGGCAGGTCTTTTAACACCCTACAAGGCGGATGAGCTGGTACGGGCATTAAAGGAATCCACAAAGCTTCCGATTGACTTACACACCCACTATACTTCCGGCGTTGCTTCCATGACCTATCTAAAGGCAGTTGAAGCAGGCTGTGATATCATCGATACCGCAATGTCTCCCCTTGCTCTTGGAACCAGCCAGCCGGCGACCGAGGTTATGGTTGAAACCTTCCGCGGCACGGCCTATGACACGGGCTACGATCAGAACCTGCTGGCAGAAATCTGTGCATACTTCCAGCCGATCAGAGAGGAAGCATTAAAGAGCGGACGATTAAATCCAAAGGTATTGGGCGTAGACATTAAGACCCTTCAGTATCAGGTACCTGGCGGCATGCTTTCCAACCTGGTGAGCCAGTTAAAGGAAGCCGGTCAGGAAGACAAGTACATGGAAGTGCTGCAGGAGATTCCAAAGGTACGAAAAGACTTTGGAGAACCGCCTCTTGTTACCCCATCTTCCCAGATCGTCGGTACCCAGGCCGTTTTAAATGTCATTAGCGGTGAACGTTATAAAATGGTAACGAAAGAGACAAAGAAGATTTTTATGGGCGAGTTCGGACAGACGGTTAAACCATTTAATGAAGAAGTCCAGAAGAAGATCATCGGTGATGAAAAGCCGATCACCTGCCGCCCGGCTGATTTGATTCCTCCCCAGCTTCCTCAGTTTGAGAAGGACTGCGCACAGTGGAAACAGCAGGATGAAGACGTACTTTCCTATGCCCTGTTCCCAACGGTTGCCAAAGAATTCTTCCAGTACCGGGCTGCTCAGCAAACCGGTGTGGATTCGTCTCTGGCAGATAAAGAAAATAAGGCTTATCCGGTATAA
- a CDS encoding dockerin type I domain-containing protein: MKKYKKARKMAVILASVLVMDSYMGAVSPYINAYAYTEKAATVNATTLNVRSGPGTTYSVVTKLTNGASVTVIDEKNASDGALWYQIRVSGSGGQTVTGYVSKSFLKFPASYTNDADFESRLTAEGFPESYKTKLRALHAQYPKWVFRAQHTNLDWNTAIKEESQVGKTLVHTNSLSSWKSTVDGAYNWDTSTWIGYDGSSWVTASEDIVRYYMDPRNFLDETNVFQFMTHTYDSNKHTADGLKTMVKGTFLSGESSGGSSNQGNTDNSSGGGTVIGPGAAIGPGAAINPGAGSESDSDSGKVSLEGPQASITPKNLPIVMEYGPGASLTGPSSSNSNTTGTVSGSSAYVNMIMNAASQSGVNPYVLAAMIIQEQGSSGTGKSISGTESGYEGYYNFFNIEAYQSGTMTAVQRGLWWASQSGNYERPWNSPEKSILGGAFYYGNNYVKVGQDTFYLKKFNVQGSNLYKHQYMTNVQGAASEGAVYSKAYNSDMKQTELEFKIPIYNNMPDNACSQPTGDGNPNNKLSGLSVEGFVMTPTFSRDTLAYDLIVDPGVSSINVNATALSSLASVKGTGTIALSSGNNDIKVTITAQNGSVREYVLHVVRQNNGPTYSSGAGTGSGSGTGSGTGGNTSSGPGSSIGPGVSNPSGTNQAGTPGGSNVSIAPDGSTGISVQTSTGVIAQGPGTEIKVTETATSSPQQTQAPAAGQSSAFGIGDINGDGKINSLDVLKLQRYLLGLETISEKGKPAADLNGDGKVNSQDLLLLQKKILGL; the protein is encoded by the coding sequence ATGAAAAAGTATAAAAAAGCTCGTAAGATGGCCGTCATTCTGGCCAGCGTCCTGGTGATGGACTCTTACATGGGAGCGGTTTCGCCATACATAAATGCTTATGCTTATACGGAAAAGGCAGCAACGGTCAATGCCACCACTTTGAACGTGAGAAGCGGTCCGGGTACGACCTATTCAGTAGTTACAAAATTAACAAATGGGGCATCGGTTACGGTGATCGATGAGAAGAACGCATCGGATGGAGCACTCTGGTATCAGATCCGTGTGTCCGGTTCCGGCGGCCAGACAGTTACCGGGTATGTTTCCAAAAGCTTTCTTAAGTTTCCTGCCTCTTATACCAATGATGCGGATTTTGAGTCCCGGCTTACGGCGGAAGGGTTTCCGGAAAGCTATAAGACAAAGCTTCGTGCGCTGCATGCCCAGTATCCCAAGTGGGTATTCCGCGCCCAGCATACAAACCTGGACTGGAACACGGCCATTAAGGAAGAAAGCCAGGTAGGAAAAACTCTGGTCCACACCAACAGCCTGTCATCCTGGAAGTCCACGGTAGATGGCGCTTATAACTGGGATACCAGTACATGGATCGGTTATGACGGAAGCTCCTGGGTGACCGCTTCTGAAGACATTGTAAGATATTATATGGACCCAAGAAATTTCCTTGATGAGACCAATGTCTTCCAGTTTATGACCCATACCTATGACAGCAATAAGCATACGGCAGATGGATTAAAGACCATGGTAAAGGGTACGTTTCTATCCGGCGAATCTTCCGGCGGAAGCAGTAACCAGGGGAATACGGACAATTCTTCCGGCGGCGGCACGGTCATAGGGCCAGGTGCGGCCATTGGACCGGGAGCAGCTATTAACCCGGGGGCAGGATCGGAGTCTGATTCCGATTCAGGTAAGGTCAGTCTGGAAGGGCCGCAAGCTTCCATAACGCCTAAAAACCTTCCCATCGTCATGGAATACGGACCGGGAGCCAGCCTTACGGGACCGTCCTCATCCAATTCCAATACGACCGGAACGGTTTCAGGCAGCAGCGCCTATGTGAATATGATCATGAATGCGGCTTCTCAGTCAGGGGTGAACCCTTACGTCCTTGCAGCTATGATCATTCAGGAGCAGGGATCTTCCGGTACAGGTAAAAGCATTTCAGGAACAGAATCTGGTTACGAAGGATATTATAATTTTTTTAATATTGAAGCATATCAGTCAGGAACTATGACTGCGGTGCAAAGAGGCTTATGGTGGGCGTCCCAGTCCGGCAATTATGAAAGGCCATGGAATTCTCCTGAAAAATCAATTTTAGGCGGAGCTTTCTATTATGGTAATAACTATGTAAAAGTTGGGCAGGATACATTTTATCTGAAGAAGTTTAACGTGCAGGGGTCTAATTTATATAAACACCAGTATATGACCAATGTACAGGGAGCTGCATCAGAGGGTGCTGTTTATTCAAAAGCCTATAACAGTGATATGAAACAGACAGAGCTTGAGTTTAAAATACCAATTTATAACAATATGCCTGATAACGCCTGCAGCCAGCCTACCGGCGACGGCAATCCAAACAATAAGCTGTCCGGTTTGAGCGTGGAAGGATTTGTCATGACTCCCACCTTTAGCCGCGATACTCTTGCATACGATTTGATTGTGGATCCCGGTGTATCAAGCATCAATGTGAATGCAACCGCCCTCAGTTCTTTGGCTTCTGTCAAAGGGACAGGTACAATCGCGCTTTCAAGCGGCAATAATGATATCAAGGTGACGATTACGGCTCAAAATGGAAGTGTCAGGGAATACGTCCTTCACGTGGTGCGCCAGAACAACGGCCCGACTTATTCTTCAGGCGCTGGTACCGGCTCAGGCTCAGGCACCGGCTCAGGCACCGGCGGTAATACTTCATCCGGCCCTGGCAGCAGCATAGGCCCTGGAGTATCAAATCCTTCCGGTACGAATCAGGCTGGAACACCAGGAGGAAGCAATGTATCCATAGCTCCTGATGGTTCCACAGGCATTTCCGTTCAGACTTCCACGGGAGTCATAGCCCAGGGACCTGGAACTGAAATCAAAGTGACGGAAACCGCCACAAGCAGTCCCCAACAGACCCAGGCTCCGGCCGCCGGCCAGTCCTCTGCTTTTGGAATAGGAGATATCAACGGGGATGGAAAAATAAACAGCCTGGATGTACTGAAGCTTCAGCGTTATCTTCTGGGGTTGGAGACCATATCTGAGAAGGGCAAGCCGGCAGCTGATTTAAATGGAGACGGCAAGGTGAATTCACAGGATCTTCTGCTTTTGCAGAAAAAAATCCTCGGACTTTAA